The Petropleomorpha daqingensis genome includes a window with the following:
- a CDS encoding glycosyltransferase: MSVAGSAEPAPPIRVAAVPHADAYVEAVRPAGVVAVGPDTEPSPWLDAAYLTAHAGEIDVLHVHGGYGHLPVAALECWTETVRRLGIPLVLTVHQLREPAQRTRTLHDAHLAALAATAEVVLTLTPGAADEIAERYGRTAIVVAHPSVALPDADVGSERGLVGLVLRCTSPAVPDPAALVRAALSGALDGGGRLRVLLGMPGDPDDTVPGITALARSGALELVVPGAGDAAWAAELQQLHVAVLAERCGTHSRDLEVCRDVGTRVVAPSCGWFSDQWSDVVPYLNDEARGFDAVSLTGAVSAALARSMPRPADRTWRDEQRAAVRFVHAQVYASVAADRAAV; encoded by the coding sequence GTGTCCGTCGCAGGGTCCGCCGAGCCGGCGCCGCCGATCCGGGTGGCCGCCGTCCCGCACGCCGATGCCTACGTCGAGGCCGTGCGGCCTGCGGGCGTGGTCGCGGTCGGCCCGGACACCGAGCCGAGCCCGTGGCTGGACGCCGCCTACCTGACCGCGCACGCGGGCGAGATCGACGTCCTGCACGTGCACGGCGGGTACGGCCACCTGCCGGTCGCCGCGCTGGAGTGCTGGACCGAGACGGTCCGCCGGCTGGGCATCCCGCTGGTGCTCACCGTGCACCAGCTGCGCGAGCCGGCGCAGCGCACCCGCACCCTCCACGACGCGCACCTGGCCGCGCTCGCCGCGACGGCCGAGGTGGTGCTGACCCTCACGCCGGGCGCCGCCGACGAGATCGCCGAGCGGTACGGGCGGACGGCGATCGTCGTGGCGCACCCGTCGGTCGCCCTCCCGGACGCGGACGTCGGCAGCGAGCGCGGGCTGGTCGGCCTGGTGCTGCGCTGCACCTCCCCGGCGGTGCCCGACCCCGCGGCCCTGGTGCGTGCCGCGCTGTCCGGCGCGCTGGACGGCGGCGGCCGGCTCCGGGTGCTGCTCGGGATGCCCGGCGACCCGGACGACACCGTGCCCGGCATCACCGCGCTGGCCCGCTCCGGCGCGCTGGAGCTGGTCGTGCCCGGTGCCGGCGACGCCGCCTGGGCCGCGGAGCTGCAGCAGCTGCACGTCGCCGTCCTGGCCGAGCGCTGCGGCACCCACTCCCGCGATCTCGAGGTCTGCCGCGACGTCGGCACGCGGGTGGTGGCGCCCAGCTGCGGCTGGTTCTCCGACCAGTGGTCCGACGTCGTCCCCTACCTGAACGACGAGGCGCGCGGCTTCGACGCGGTCTCGCTCACCGGCGCCGTGTCCGCCGCCCTGGCCCGGTCCATGCCGCGCCCGGCCGACCGCACCTGGCGCGACGAGCAGCGGGCCGCGGTCCGGTTCGTGCACGCGCAGGTCTACGCGTCGGTCGCGGCCGACCGCGCCGCCGTCTGA
- a CDS encoding NADH-ubiquinone oxidoreductase-F iron-sulfur binding region domain-containing protein has translation MTTVLSTHGLFDAPGPGLPEHRATFGPLPGADPVELAAAAELTGRGGAGFPTAVKLRSVADAAVATRRSPVLVGNGAEGEPAAAKDAVLLSRAPHLVLDGLSLVARGLGATDVVLAAPEHLLPGLAARLAERPDGAAVRLHPAAAEFLSGEESALVADIDGDPPLPRSKLVPVRERGVDGRPTLVQNVETLARLALMARGDRETSGRTLVTRRFQRNRTPWTDVLEIPLGAPLGDVLPLDSHVRAVLVGGYHGTWLPAAVARGLPLDRAGLEPVGAALGAGVLAALPADRCGLRETARVVGYLAASSAGQCGPCLNGLPRIAAALAVLARAATPPPQLLTDIWRWCGLLPDRGACRHPDGTVRLVASALGVFAPEVRLHASGRCSATTTRPFLPVPGAVR, from the coding sequence ATGACCACCGTGCTCTCGACCCACGGCCTCTTCGACGCCCCGGGCCCCGGCCTGCCCGAGCACCGGGCGACCTTCGGCCCGCTGCCCGGGGCCGACCCGGTGGAGCTGGCGGCGGCCGCCGAGCTGACCGGCCGCGGGGGTGCCGGCTTCCCGACCGCGGTCAAGCTGCGCTCGGTGGCCGACGCCGCGGTCGCGACCCGCCGCTCCCCCGTGCTCGTCGGCAACGGCGCCGAGGGCGAGCCGGCCGCGGCCAAGGACGCCGTCCTGCTGTCCCGGGCCCCGCACCTCGTGCTGGACGGGCTGTCGCTGGTGGCCCGAGGACTCGGGGCCACCGACGTCGTCCTGGCCGCGCCGGAGCACCTCCTCCCCGGGCTGGCCGCCCGGCTGGCCGAGCGACCCGACGGCGCGGCGGTGCGACTGCACCCCGCCGCCGCGGAGTTCCTCTCCGGCGAGGAGTCCGCCCTCGTCGCCGACATCGACGGTGACCCGCCGCTGCCCCGGTCGAAGCTGGTGCCCGTCCGCGAGCGCGGCGTCGACGGCCGGCCCACGCTCGTGCAGAACGTGGAGACCCTGGCCCGGCTGGCGCTGATGGCCAGGGGCGATCGGGAGACCTCCGGGAGGACGCTGGTCACGCGGCGGTTCCAGCGCAACCGCACGCCCTGGACCGACGTGCTGGAGATCCCGCTGGGAGCGCCGCTCGGCGACGTCCTGCCCCTGGACAGCCACGTGCGCGCCGTGCTGGTCGGCGGCTACCACGGCACGTGGCTGCCGGCCGCCGTCGCGCGGGGCCTGCCCCTCGACCGGGCCGGGCTCGAACCGGTGGGCGCCGCGCTGGGCGCCGGCGTGCTGGCCGCCCTGCCCGCCGACCGCTGCGGGCTGAGGGAGACCGCCCGCGTCGTCGGCTATCTGGCCGCCTCCTCGGCCGGCCAGTGCGGCCCGTGCCTGAACGGCCTGCCCCGCATCGCCGCCGCCCTGGCCGTGCTCGCCCGCGCCGCCACCCCACCGCCCCAGCTGCTCACCGACATCTGGCGCTGGTGCGGCCTGCTGCCCGACCGCGGCGCGTGCCGGCACCCCGACGGCACCGTGCGCCTGGTGGCGAGCGCGCTCGGCGTATTCGCCCCCGAGGTGCGGCTGCACGCCTCCGGCCGGTGCAGCGCGACGACGACCCGGCCCTTCCTCCCCGTGCCGGGAGCCGTGCGGTGA
- a CDS encoding ferric reductase-like transmembrane domain-containing protein, translating to MTSIAFWYLIRATGLVSLVLMTATIVLGVVVQRQRRLPGLPRFGAVALHRSVSLISALLLVVHVVTAVVDSYVSIPVVAAVVPFTSGWRPAGIGLGALAVELMAVVIASSLLRGRIPFRLWRAVHWTSYLLWPLAFVHGLMTGTDLGSGWPLVLALGCAAVVGGTSAVAWVGRTSPAVERAPAALASSSAALRRGARVAVFRNR from the coding sequence ATGACCTCGATCGCGTTCTGGTACCTGATCCGGGCCACCGGACTCGTCTCGCTGGTCCTGATGACCGCGACGATCGTGCTCGGGGTCGTGGTGCAGCGGCAGCGCCGGCTGCCCGGACTGCCCCGCTTCGGCGCGGTGGCCCTGCATCGCAGCGTCTCGCTGATCTCCGCGCTGCTGCTCGTCGTGCACGTGGTCACCGCGGTCGTCGACTCGTACGTGAGCATCCCGGTGGTCGCCGCCGTCGTGCCGTTCACGTCGGGCTGGCGGCCGGCCGGCATCGGGCTGGGCGCGCTCGCGGTCGAGCTGATGGCCGTGGTCATCGCGAGCAGCCTGCTCCGCGGCCGGATCCCGTTCCGGCTGTGGCGGGCCGTGCACTGGACCTCGTACCTGCTCTGGCCGCTCGCCTTCGTGCACGGCCTGATGACCGGCACCGACCTCGGCTCCGGATGGCCGCTCGTCCTCGCGCTCGGCTGCGCCGCCGTCGTCGGCGGCACCTCCGCCGTCGCCTGGGTCGGGCGCACCTCCCCCGCGGTCGAGCGGGCACCGGCCGCGCTGGCCAGCAGCTCCGCCGCCCTCCGTCGCGGCGCCCGCGTCGCCGTCTTCCGGAACCGGTGA
- a CDS encoding FAD:protein FMN transferase, with protein sequence MSTVATADWEAWSCRVRLAVTDPAALDEARAVLTGHLADVDLACSRFRPDSELTALDDAAGSWTDVSPLLAELLATALRAARLTDGDVDPTVGAALAGLGYDRDVRLLRPVDGVVVAVPAPGWNSVELDRTAGRVRVPDGVRLDLGATAKAWTADTAAAVIARRTGAGCLVSLGGDIAVAGSAPAGGWRIRVEDVTGDPDAPPSGPSTTVTIADGGLATSSTRARRWRRGGTELHHLLDPRTGLPAAPAWRTVSVAAGSCVDANTVSTAAIVRGHAVWPWLHRIGVPVRLVTVDGQVVTSGGWPQEQAA encoded by the coding sequence GTGAGCACCGTGGCCACCGCCGACTGGGAGGCCTGGAGCTGCCGGGTCCGCCTGGCGGTCACCGACCCCGCCGCGCTGGACGAGGCGCGCGCCGTCCTGACCGGCCACCTGGCCGACGTCGACCTGGCCTGCAGCCGGTTCCGCCCGGACTCCGAGCTCACCGCGCTGGACGACGCGGCCGGCAGCTGGACCGACGTCAGCCCGCTGCTCGCCGAACTGCTCGCCACCGCGCTGCGCGCGGCGCGGCTCACCGACGGCGACGTCGACCCGACGGTCGGCGCCGCGCTCGCCGGGCTCGGCTACGACCGCGACGTCCGGCTGCTCCGCCCGGTGGACGGCGTCGTCGTCGCTGTCCCGGCCCCGGGCTGGAACTCGGTCGAGCTCGACCGGACGGCCGGTCGCGTGCGGGTGCCGGACGGCGTCCGGCTCGACCTGGGTGCCACCGCGAAGGCCTGGACCGCCGACACGGCGGCCGCGGTCATCGCCCGCCGCACCGGTGCCGGGTGCCTGGTCTCCCTCGGCGGTGACATCGCCGTCGCGGGGAGCGCGCCGGCCGGCGGCTGGCGGATCCGGGTGGAGGACGTGACGGGCGACCCCGACGCACCGCCGTCCGGGCCGAGCACCACGGTGACGATCGCCGACGGCGGCCTGGCCACCTCCTCGACCCGCGCCCGCCGCTGGCGCCGCGGCGGCACCGAGCTGCACCACCTGCTCGACCCGCGCACCGGACTGCCGGCGGCGCCCGCCTGGCGCACCGTCTCGGTGGCCGCGGGCAGCTGCGTCGACGCGAACACCGTGAGCACCGCCGCGATCGTGCGCGGGCACGCCGTCTGGCCGTGGTTGCACCGGATCGGGGTGCCGGTCCGGCTGGTCACCGTCGACGGGCAGGTCGTCACCAGCGGGGGCTGGCCCCAGGAGCAGGCGGCATGA
- a CDS encoding ferredoxin, which produces MTRLAVDPIACTGHGLCAELLPEAIALDEWGYPLLADGELPRELLRRARSVAATCPTRALRLVQTAARSAATDA; this is translated from the coding sequence GTGACCCGTCTCGCAGTGGACCCCATCGCCTGCACCGGTCACGGGCTGTGCGCGGAGCTGCTGCCCGAGGCGATCGCGCTCGACGAGTGGGGCTATCCGCTGCTCGCCGACGGCGAGCTGCCGCGCGAGCTGCTGCGCCGGGCCCGCTCGGTGGCGGCCACGTGCCCGACCCGGGCGCTGCGGCTGGTTCAGACGGCGGCGCGGTCGGCCGCGACCGACGCGTAG